The Pempheris klunzingeri isolate RE-2024b chromosome 15, fPemKlu1.hap1, whole genome shotgun sequence genome contains the following window.
GAGCACAGTTGCTAACTTCTGACAACAGGCATGCAGGTTTAATAAACCAGTGTCAAGGCTGTCTAAAGCATCGATATACAGTCACTGTCAGACTTACCAGGATGCAAAAATAAGGCTATTGTCAAGTATTAAGCACATACGACAGTAACATTTCCTCAGTGGGCCTATGCTACAGCTTTTTCTGGGTAAAGTCAAACTTCATGTAAAAAGTCATACAGCTCATATCATGCAGTTCATTCATGAAAGCAGATCATCTTTAAAGGGCTAATAATACTTTCTTTACGACTAAGCATAAATGCATTGAGGCATGTTGAAAGACACAGGTAAGCAATTCTTTGCATGTATGGTTGCTCATGTCACTGGACAAAAACACTGGTTTCCTTAGGTTTCGCTTACCTGTGTTATTGCAGCAGAACCTAAGGTGCAAGGTCTGGGATGACACTGCAAAGATCAGATATAATCGCACTGTTTGCCATCAGTGAACAATGCAGTCAAAAGATGTGTTTTGACCTTTAAGTTAACAGCCTTTGAACAACACAGTGCTCATTCAGAAAATGTCATAATCAATACTGAACTAGTCAGAAGCACTTCCACTACTGGCATTCCACATGCTCATATTAGGACATTGAAGTAATGACAGCAGAAACCTAAGCATGCTACACTGGAGGTTATGCAGTAGGACTTTTCTAAGCAATGTGTTGCAATAAATGGCATTTCAAAACAGAACAGTCTCAACTAGACAATGGCACTTAGCAGGTCAGGTATTCAAAAcgcaaaaaagagaaaatggacATCCTTAAACAGTTCCTACCGACAGTGCATCTGACATTCAAACCCTCAGTTCAGAAATCCAACTGGTACTGAAATGCTACCTACACAAACAGTCTAGAACAATCTACAAAGCATCAACATACTGCAAAGATTCAAAGTCTGAATGTTGAGCAGACTGGAGCCACACGGGGGGACATAAGTCTCAAACATGTGGCACAAGAATCTAACGTACTATTCCTCTCCTCAGAACATTTCATACTTACCCAGAGACATGGGGAAAATGGCaatatttgacaaaaaaaaatactacatCTTTTGCAGTTTATaaagcatcaaaaaaaaaaaggcgggTATCTCTTAAAGTCAGTCACAGGTTTGTACTTACAGTATAGGAGGGCTCAACTGATGGATGACGACTGCTTAGCCACCCCCGACCCTACAACATCTATGTTCTTATACTGGATAAACACTAACAGAATGGGCACAGCAAATAACGATTTTTgcaatgtttttatattaaaaaaacattctttaaaaaagaacaaatttaTACATGTGAGTTAGTTCGCAATTTGAAATGGGCAAGACAAACGATTCAATGCATTTTTCGATACAGTGGTAATTTACCTGACTGTCCTGGAAAaagaacagcaaaaaaaaaggatataaCACTAAAAATatgcagcattttgtttttgcaaccACGTTTTCTGAGGAACATGTTGAGAGAAATACTTGCTTACCGCTTTTCTAAACTggcctgtggaggaggaagtgtctATCAAGGCAAAATACAGTGCATCCTACCTCAACAATGTCAGCAAACCAggcaaaattaattaaaaagaaaagcaacaatgCCACAGCAACGCAGTTAAATGCATCAGTTACGGTACATAGATACCTGTCGACTTTCTTATGACAAAGATCTGTCTACCGCTTTAGTCAGGAAACAGAAGTGTAAAAAAGTGTCTATCAACATGGACGTTTGTTGGTCTGAACCACTCGGGATCACTGCACGCACATAATGTATCTACGAGCCTTATAGACAgttggagagagacaggacagCACAACTCTGAGTCAACCTTTTTGGACAATTAAACCCACACAGCCTGCGTTTAAACCCTTCCCCCACctcactaaaaacaaaaacatacagaaattCATCTCGACCCTTTTGGTTTAAAACCACCCCAACTTACCAACACAGGaggtttcagtttgttttattgcaaaaacacaacaggcaaTAGCATTTTAAAACTGAGATGATTTACATGGTAATGTCTACAGTTTAATAAACATGAGTTCTAACCACATTTAATATAGATACAGGGCTGGAATGACCATATGTATAATTACCTCactaaaaacaaagcatttacaagaaaaggaaaaacaaaaaaatgaaagaggaCGTGTTCGCCGGGAAATCTGCCATCTATGTGAAACACTTTCAAACCAAGGAAATTTAAGATCTTCATCAAGGCGTCTGCATCCAAACATTTAACAAAGGATTTTGTTTCGACAATGTAGCATTTACTTTATGTCCACTTCACATTACTGGCCCTGTGCAAAGAAATACATAGAAGATACATTGCAtgttaacagcagaaacagtgGACTCAGCTTCccaaaataaaaagctaaaaaccTGTGTGGGAGGAAGTGGTTTGGTTAAAGTTTGTGAAGTTGCTGCAAACACTGGAACCCTGTAAAAACCTGAGGAAGGAAGGCGGTTAGGGCACAAAAGAATTGAGTATTCAGTGGGTGTGGAGGGCAGATTCTTATCAGGGGTGTACCTGAGGGGCTTGTGGTGCTGCGCCCATCGTCTGAGGGTTGGCGGTGCCGTAGTAAGCGGCCTGCTGACGGTAGTACTCCGCCCAGGCAGCGCTGTAGTCCGGCTGGCCACCAGGCTGGGAGGCGGCTGCTGCCGCCGCTGTGGCCTGAGGGGCCGCTTGACCTGGGGGCAAAAACAAGGGAGGACCTGTTGGTGCACTGGCAACTTACCAGATTCTTCTCATGCAAATACTTTTCAAATACAATTAACAAATTAACCATCGTAGTTCAAATTCTTTGTAAAGTTTGAGGGTGAATAGATATTTATAAGAAGGGGAACGAACCCACCACCGGTTTCTATGGGTGGCAGGACAGAAACCTTCTTGGCTTTCTGTCGGGCTGCTGGGAGAGCAGCTGCTCTATGACAGAGGGCAGCCACAGGACCACAGCTGCCCTTCAACACTAAAACAAATATTCACCTCGGAGCTACAGGCCAACACTACTCAACTCCAGACATCTGACTTATTGTTACAGTCTATGAACCACTTTATGGATGTTATTCTTTGTTAGGAAGGCACAAAGGTgatgatttattattaaaagaGAACTTAAGACTCTGAAAGGCAGTTTGGACTCTACCTTTCTCTCCAAATGGCCGTGACTCTACTGTGAAGTTGCTGGTCTCAGAAAGTTCTCCCTCTGTGCCTGCATCACAGTAAATCACTTAACGACTGTCTACAACTAGTTTCTCTACTTGGAGACGTTTCCCTTTTAGTTATCTAGTTAAGTTATTTAACTCTTAACGTCAGGATCACACTTAACATTTCTTAATCCAATAATCATAATTATGAGCTGTTGTGACACGCCAGGAAAAACAAATACGGCggcatcatttcatttcattagatATTTGGTTTACATGATGGACTGTGTAAATATAAAAACCAGATTGTGttgaaaatcaagcatttttcaaTAAGTCTCTTCAAATTCAAGCACATTCCTGACCTTGAAAGGGGTTAAAGTTAAATACTTTCCAACATTTAGAGATTTTACACAAACCCTGTATACTGAATGCATTTATAAACACTATTCTGGAAAAGTGTGATCCCCATATAAAGTCTGATTTCACCAACCTTGTTTCTTGTAATACTCCTCCCAGGCTTTCGTGTAGTCCTGAGGTTGTTGACTCTGTTGACctgcaaagagagagggagaagtgtgTCAATGCATCCGAGTGTTAAACGAAGTCACAAAGACACAACACTGATCCTACGTTGCATCATTAACTCTACACACATTCATGGCACATGGAAAATCACTGCCGTCAGTGTTGATAAAACCCTACAACAGTCTACAAGATAAACTGCTCTAAGCTGAGAAAAGGTGGTTCTGTGTCGACAGCTCAGTCCTGTAGATAGTCAAAGTGTTGCAGTCTAAACAGCACAGGCATCAAACGTTAAACCAAGTGGAGGCACACTGAAAACGCTCCACAGCGGGGCAGCAATGCTGGCTAATACCCAGACCTGAAAAAGAAGCTGATTGAATGCCCAGTGGCTGTTTAGACTGCCTTGTGTTAATAGGTGTACACTGAAGCTACGTTCGTATACCCATTTTCTTGTAATATTCCTCCCAGGCCTTGGAGTAATCTGCCTGTCCACTCTGACCTGCAGCCTGTGGGTcacctgttaaaaaaaacgGTACTTGTAATTAGTGAATCATTCTAAGCAGTTTGTCCTCCACCTGCCTGGGTCGAGCTGTCAGCCTAGGGACGGTGGAGGAAAACTATCCTGTCCCTGGGGTAATAtagaaaagttttaaaaaaaaaagttctctgcAAAAGCAAAGACGTTTAAAAGGTGAAACCAAATCAACTTGTCACCTGTTGGTGACATCAGGAAGACATGAGCACAGGACACTGCGAAAATAAGGCTAGTACTACACTGCTCTACACTTGCCTAAACAGTTTCTTCTAGAGGCACAGACTCAGATGCCAATTCACAAACACTGAAGTTACCTTGGCCGTTGGATTGAGTCGTGCCAGGAGCCCCGCTTGTCGGGGTCATAGGAGCCTGTGGTTGCTGGCTGTACTGAGCATAGTAGGCTGCCCACGCTGCTGCGTTGGCATCAGCTGCTGCTTTatctgaacaaaacaaacaagttgtTAGCCCACAAAGGCCAAGATAAAAGCTATTAACACACAGTTATAGTGTGAACTGATAACACTAGTACTCACTTGGATCAGGTTGCCCCTGTTGCCAATGTGGGTAGCCATTGCCCCATCCCTGAGGCTGGTAAGGTGCAGGTGGACCgctgaagaaagaaaacaaataaccaTCAGACTGCCACACCTTCACCTAAATGATCTTGTTCTCACAAAGGGCCTTGACAGACGAGGCAAAAACAAATGGACCCGGCACTTACTGAGGACCTGGAGGTCCCTGGTTGTATGGTCCAGGGTTGTAGGGGCCCATGGGAGCCCCAGGGGGTCCGGGTGGTCCAGGAGGACCATGTGGGCCTGGACCTCCATGTGGACCAGGGGGGCCATGTGGGCCACCCATTGGAGTGACGGGtccctgaaaacacagaaacacatcctGGTCAGTAAACAAGCTTATATCACGAGTTCTTATCGAACTCTTGAGTCTGATTCATAATTCTGTGCTGAATCTACGCCGATGTGACAACTTATATATTCATATACTTAAAATAATGGGGACTGACAATGAGCAGATCAAGTTGGAGCTCATGTTTAACAGCCATTTTTACTGAAATTACTGCAACACAGATGAGGAGAATGAGATGTTGTGTGCGACCATTAAACCAATCGAGGAAGGAGGGTGAATTTTCTGTGCTTATCCAGTCACTGACAGAAATGGACGGCACAGACCCGTCACAGTAGCGGTCTGCGTCACCTCGTAGTAACACTTCTGGGTAGGTATGCGTCAGGCTACACTGCACCAACGCAAAAGTACTAATTAAGCTTTGGGATCTTACTCCGATtttctcctccaccagctgcCTGGCGTAGTCGATCTGTTGGGGGGAGCCACGAACGGTGAACATCTTAATGTTGGGATCGGCGTTGGGAGGAGGATTCCTCTGCAGCTCGATTCTGGCTCCAGACTGCTGGCTGATGCCCTTGATTGTCTCACCACCTGATTAAGTGCAGAAACGTTTACATTAACCACAACAACCAAATACATTTACCCCTCTATAACGTGTTCACCCACAAGAGGAGCATGGAGGACAAAAGACTGGACTAAGCCAACTTTGTTGCCACACTTGCCTTTCCCAATGATGAGGCCGGTCTTCATGGTCGGGACAGTGAAGGTAAACTCCTGCAGGCCACCAGGGGGGCCCATGTTCCAGTTCCCCTGCCCACGACCACGACCTCTGCCTCCGCCATGCCCTGGAGGCCCGCCGGCCTGGACACTCCTCAACAGATCGGATATAATTTCTGCTGCGTGCTGAGCCTGGTCAGGGGGGCCCATGATCTGTGCTATCCTGTCTGGTGTGCTGCCATCATCTGGAGGAAGAAAATTGAACAATTAGAGACTACCGAGGTGTTTGTTTATCAACTAACATGATTATGTGAAAACATGTTActttaagtctgtgtgtgttcaggtctcAGATtagtttagggttagggttatacATCAGCTTCTCAGCGTGGTGCATGAGTTTTCATCACAGACCACACACATTGTAAACTCCATCCATAGGACTGGCTTTTGGCCATGGCTGCTTCTCAGCTGTGTTAAAAAATGAGCAGTCTTAATCACTCACCTGGTTTAAACTGAATCCTGACGCCTGTGTCGTTCTGTATTTTCTTGATCATCTCTCCATTTCTGCCGATAACAATTCCTACTGCAAATCGGGGGACGGGAACCTTAATGAccgaaaacaaacaaaagaaagttaAGAAAATTCAAAGCCCACACGCACCAAAGTGATATAACGACGCATAATAAAATGCTCACATCTAAGCTATCTCCGCCGCCTCCGACTCGTGAACCATACTCGCCCCGCTGCTCCCTGAAGCCTTGGTCTCTGATCAGCTCCATCACCATCTCTTTGGCttgctgaagaagaaaaaaaacaacaacatctcATTATAGCACTACTCCACTGGTGTCCTTGGAGACAAACCATGACGCATGTACTCAACAAAAGGGACGAAAGCAGAAGTAGCTCATAAACAGAGACATCTTACTCACCTGAACTTTAAAGGGTTCTCCTGAAATGCGGAGTGGCTTGTCTGCACCTGTGTTTTGGGGTCCGTCCTGGATCATAACCATCTTCACTCCAGCTCTTTCCTGCAGGTTTAGAGAAAAACATACCATCAGAGTGCATCTGCAACAAACACGAGCCCTGCTCAAAGGACAGCCCATGTGATCGCTACTCGAACATAAAGTGGACGCTGACCTGAAGACTTTTGATGGTTTCTCCACCCTTCCCAATGACGAGTCCAGCTTTGGAGGCAGGGACCATAATCTCCTGGACAGTCATTCCTGGGCCGTCGTTGTGGTTGAAAGCTGGAGCCGGACGTCCCTTCTCAACTATATCTGTTAGTAGCCTCTTTGCTGTCCTGAAAAATTACCATCATACAGTCAGAAATATTTGACAAAGACCAAAGAAAACGGCAACAGAAGAAGTGATTTATCCTCCCTCACACAAACATCATTATTTTTCCCCAACTTACTGGATGGATTCTGGTGGTCCTGTTAATGTCACCGACCTATCTGGCATCCCTCCACTGTCTACAACACAACAGGGGAGAACAATTAATGCAAACCATACAACAATAACCAAATCTATCCTTGACGGTAGTAATGAGATTCACATTATTAGCAACAAATCTAAAACGTACCAGGAGCAATCTGTATTTTACATCCAGACTCCTGCTGCAGACGTGATATTTGTTCACCTCCTCTTCCAATGACtagaaggaaaagaaagtgttatttctaaatatttaataaaacaaaagaccAAACTGatagttttgctttttttgtgctTGTCAGAAAACTTACTGAATCCAACCATTCCATCTGGAACCTTGAACTCCTCCGATATTGACCTGAGAATAACACGAAAAAACCAACGTCAGCTTTGTAATAAATGACCAAATGTGAAGggcatttcttttttcaaattagTATCTACCTTGGTGGGCCACCCATTCCTCCCATTGCTGAAAAGgctgaaataaaaagacatcATGGCATATTAGGGGAAAAGTCTTAACTCATACACCAAATTTTCCAAGTTGTTATAATTTTAGGCCAATTATTTGAGGTAGggaatcacaaaaaaaaaaaaaaatcagtcgcATATAAAACTACATATTAAGCTACATCATCAGGTCACTTACCGTCATTTGTAGCCACTTTCTTCGTCTCTGGTTGGTCTGTGACAACATGACATAATAACCAGCATAAGTATCTATCATTATACTCATTATACTCCCTCTAACACATTACTAACGCTGCTCTTCAGTCTGAAAGTGGCTTACCAGCATTGCCTGAAACAAATATAGTTAAGGCAAAGGGCGTTGAAAATATTCTACAACAGATGCCTGCATAGCCAGCACACATCGAAGGGTGGAACAAAAAGTTATTATTAGGTACAGCACCATCCTGCAAGAAATCCTTCAACCCTGAATGATATAATGCTGTTTTAGTGAGAGGCGTTAAATCAATACCTCTctgaaacagtttaaaaactGATCATAACCTTTGTGAAGGTGGGATTTATTGCAGGATCGTTGGCTTAGTGACATTTTATTGGTTTATAGTTACTATAATATACTAATACTATGCATGTGACTGTTTTAGCAAAGGGAAACTGAGGCAACAATGATTCAACTTACTCAAACAGTATAATAGCTCACAAAAAATCCCCCATCATCCACCCCTAGATTATGTTTTTTGAGATCACATATTCATTCcccaaataaagacattttcatcTGCAGGCACTCATTTGACACAGCTGTGAggacaaagtgaaaacatgcaATAAACAACCTACTACATAAGCTAAAACTGAAAACTTtcagacaatgaaaatgaactCCATAAGTGGTTAACAGTAATGTTAGACGTATTAGTGAAATGCACATGAATATAAAGGTTTAGTTggattaaagacatttttaagagaATACAGTTTAGAAGTACtaagacacacaggcaggcatTAACTATCTAGACTTGCATTGAATCGATTTGAGCCACTGACCGATATTCAGGTTAGGCATGGGAAAATACCCACCAGCGTCCTCCAGGGGCCTTTTCTGGCCCCCGTAGCCAAATTCGTTTGTTGGCGGAGCCGCAACGCCATCACCGCCGATCTTCGCTGCAATCTGgagcacaaaataaaaacaaaccgAAAAACAACTTAGATGATTTGCTCGCTTTTCGCGTTAAACGCATTTCTGGACGGACACGCTGGCTGCGGCCTACACCCTTCTCCGGAAGTCTGGGCCAACAAAGGAAAGCGAAAATTTCCACTTAAATAGTTTAATGCTATTAAACCAAACAAATATGGGCTCACAGTACGTGATCGTGTTTTTCTGATTTAGTATATAAATTCGGCTATGCTCCCTTTCTGATTTCTCGTCTGTTTTCGGTCTTGCAGTGTGGCGTAGCGTTAACATGAGCTATTCGTGAACTATTAGCTTAGCACAGCCCGCCGTGATGCCGTCTGtagcagaataaaaaaaaaaacagccataacTCGCTTTTTGCTCCAAGTCTGGACATTATTCATAGACCAAATCATCTAGTAGTCTTCTCACCTGTCGTGCTCGCTGTAGAGCGTCTTTAAAGGCGTCGTTCATTCCGCCACCGGCGTTAGAGGACGGGGGAGCCACGCTGCTGTAGTCAGCCATAtctgctgctcttctcctcctcGGCGCGACAAGATGGCGGGTAACACTCACCGGATGTTGACCGGAAATCTCGCGGTTGTCTCGCGATAATAGACATTTGTCGTTGCTGCATTTTTCACTTGGTTTTAGTTGATGATAAAAggaaatattcctttattagtcccacgacggggaaatttacaacgttacagcagacaggaagagatgtaaaataaaaaaaaaaatacagttaagacagagaaagtataaaaatagaaacaatataatgTACATAGGGGGAATATaagtaaaaagatgaataaatatattgcacatgTGGACAAAGTTTGAGTTTTTTTGGTTAAATTCTAAGTACATTTTCATTGCCTTAGTAGGATTTGGAA
Protein-coding sequences here:
- the fubp1 gene encoding far upstream element-binding protein 1 isoform X6, which encodes MADYSSVAPPSSNAGGGMNDAFKDALQRARQIAAKIGGDGVAAPPTNEFGYGGQKRPLEDADQPETKKVATNDAFSAMGGMGGPPRSISEEFKVPDGMVGFIIGRGGEQISRLQQESGCKIQIAPDSGGMPDRSVTLTGPPESIQTAKRLLTDIVEKGRPAPAFNHNDGPGMTVQEIMVPASKAGLVIGKGGETIKSLQERAGVKMVMIQDGPQNTGADKPLRISGEPFKVQQAKEMVMELIRDQGFREQRGEYGSRVGGGGDSLDVPVPRFAVGIVIGRNGEMIKKIQNDTGVRIQFKPDDGSTPDRIAQIMGPPDQAQHAAEIISDLLRSVQAGGPPGHGGGRGRGRGQGNWNMGPPGGLQEFTFTVPTMKTGLIIGKGGETIKGISQQSGARIELQRNPPPNADPNIKMFTVRGSPQQIDYARQLVEEKIGGPVTPMGGPHGPPGPHGGPGPHGPPGPPGPPGAPMGPYNPGPYNQGPPGPHGPPAPYQPQGWGNGYPHWQQGQPDPNKAAADANAAAWAAYYAQYSQQPQAPMTPTSGAPGTTQSNGQGDPQAAGQSGQADYSKAWEEYYKKMGQQSQQPQDYTKAWEEYYKKQGQAAPQATAAAAAASQPGGQPDYSAAWAEYYRQQAAYYGTANPQTMGAAPQAPQVHP
- the fubp1 gene encoding far upstream element-binding protein 1 isoform X7, with amino-acid sequence MADYSSVAPPSSNAGGGMNDAFKDALQRARQIAAKIGGDGVAAPPTNEFGYGGQKRPLEDADQPETKKVATNDAFSAMGGMGGPPRSISEEFKVPDGMVGFIIGRGGEQISRLQQESGCKIQIAPDSGGMPDRSVTLTGPPESIQTAKRLLTDIVEKGRPAPAFNHNDGPGMTVQEIMVPASKAGLVIGKGGETIKSLQERAGVKMVMIQDGPQNTGADKPLRISGEPFKVQQAKEMVMELIRDQGFREQRGEYGSRVGGGGDSLDVPVPRFAVGIVIGRNGEMIKKIQNDTGVRIQFKPDDGSTPDRIAQIMGPPDQAQHAAEIISDLLRSVQAGGPPGHGGGRGRGRGQGNWNMGPPGGLQEFTFTVPTMKTGLIIGKGGETIKGISQQSGARIELQRNPPPNADPNIKMFTVRGSPQQIDYARQLVEEKIGGPVTPMGGPHGPPGPHGGPGPHGPPGPPGPPGAPMGPYNPGPYNQGPPGPHGPPAPYQPQGWGNGYPHWQQGQPDPNKAAADANAAAWAAYYAQYSQQPQAPMTPTSGAPGTTQSNGQGQQSQQPQDYTKAWEEYYKKQGQAAPQATAAAAAASQPGGQPDYSAAWAEYYRQQAAYYGTANPQTMGAAPQAPQVHP
- the fubp1 gene encoding far upstream element-binding protein 1 isoform X2, which codes for MADYSSVAPPSSNAGGGMNDAFKDALQRARQIAAKIGGDGVAAPPTNEFGYGGQKRPLEDADQPETKKVATNDAFSAMGGMGGPPRSISEEFKVPDGMVGFIIGRGGEQISRLQQESGCKIQIAPDSGGMPDRSVTLTGPPESIQTAKRLLTDIVEKGRPAPAFNHNDGPGMTVQEIMVPASKAGLVIGKGGETIKSLQERAGVKMVMIQDGPQNTGADKPLRISGEPFKVQQAKEMVMELIRDQGFREQRGEYGSRVGGGGDSLDVPVPRFAVGIVIGRNGEMIKKIQNDTGVRIQFKPDDGSTPDRIAQIMGPPDQAQHAAEIISDLLRSVQAGGPPGHGGGRGRGRGQGNWNMGPPGGLQEFTFTVPTMKTGLIIGKGGETIKGISQQSGARIELQRNPPPNADPNIKMFTVRGSPQQIDYARQLVEEKIGGPVTPMGGPHGPPGPHGGPGPHGPPGPPGPPGAPMGPYNPGPYNQGPPGPHGPPAPYQPQGWGNGYPHWQQGQPDPNKAAADANAAAWAAYYAQYSQQPQAPMTPTSGAPGTTQSNGQGDPQAAGQSGQADYSKAWEEYYKKMGQQSQQPQDYTKAWEEYYKKQGTEGELSETSNFTVESRPFGEKGQAAPQATAAAAAASQPGGQPDYSAAWAEYYRQQAAYYGTANPQTMGAAPQAPQVHP
- the fubp1 gene encoding far upstream element-binding protein 1 isoform X5; protein product: MADYSSVAPPSSNAGGGMNDAFKDALQRARQIAAKIGGDGVAAPPTNEFGYGGQKRPLEDAGGYFPMPNLNIDQPETKKVATNDAFSAMGGMGGPPRSISEEFKVPDGMVGFIIGRGGEQISRLQQESGCKIQIAPDSGGMPDRSVTLTGPPESIQTAKRLLTDIVEKGRPAPAFNHNDGPGMTVQEIMVPASKAGLVIGKGGETIKSLQERAGVKMVMIQDGPQNTGADKPLRISGEPFKVQQAKEMVMELIRDQGFREQRGEYGSRVGGGGDSLDVPVPRFAVGIVIGRNGEMIKKIQNDTGVRIQFKPDDGSTPDRIAQIMGPPDQAQHAAEIISDLLRSVQAGGPPGHGGGRGRGRGQGNWNMGPPGGLQEFTFTVPTMKTGLIIGKGGETIKGISQQSGARIELQRNPPPNADPNIKMFTVRGSPQQIDYARQLVEEKIGGPVTPMGGPHGPPGPHGGPGPHGPPGPPGPPGAPMGPYNPGPYNQGPPGPHGPPAPYQPQGWGNGYPHWQQGQPDPNKAAADANAAAWAAYYAQYSQQPQAPMTPTSGAPGTTQSNGQGQQSQQPQDYTKAWEEYYKKQGQAAPQATAAAAAASQPGGQPDYSAAWAEYYRQQAAYYGTANPQTMGAAPQAPQVHP
- the fubp1 gene encoding far upstream element-binding protein 1 isoform X4 — protein: MADYSSVAPPSSNAGGGMNDAFKDALQRARQIAAKIGGDGVAAPPTNEFGYGGQKRPLEDAGGYFPMPNLNIDQPETKKVATNDAFSAMGGMGGPPRSISEEFKVPDGMVGFIIGRGGEQISRLQQESGCKIQIAPDSGGMPDRSVTLTGPPESIQTAKRLLTDIVEKGRPAPAFNHNDGPGMTVQEIMVPASKAGLVIGKGGETIKSLQERAGVKMVMIQDGPQNTGADKPLRISGEPFKVQQAKEMVMELIRDQGFREQRGEYGSRVGGGGDSLDVPVPRFAVGIVIGRNGEMIKKIQNDTGVRIQFKPDDGSTPDRIAQIMGPPDQAQHAAEIISDLLRSVQAGGPPGHGGGRGRGRGQGNWNMGPPGGLQEFTFTVPTMKTGLIIGKGGETIKGISQQSGARIELQRNPPPNADPNIKMFTVRGSPQQIDYARQLVEEKIGGPVTPMGGPHGPPGPHGGPGPHGPPGPPGPPGAPMGPYNPGPYNQGPPGPHGPPAPYQPQGWGNGYPHWQQGQPDPNKAAADANAAAWAAYYAQYSQQPQAPMTPTSGAPGTTQSNGQGQQSQQPQDYTKAWEEYYKKQGTEGELSETSNFTVESRPFGEKGQAAPQATAAAAAASQPGGQPDYSAAWAEYYRQQAAYYGTANPQTMGAAPQAPQVHP
- the fubp1 gene encoding far upstream element-binding protein 1 isoform X3, encoding MADYSSVAPPSSNAGGGMNDAFKDALQRARQIAAKIGGDGVAAPPTNEFGYGGQKRPLEDAGGYFPMPNLNIDQPETKKVATNDAFSAMGGMGGPPRSISEEFKVPDGMVGFIIGRGGEQISRLQQESGCKIQIAPDSGGMPDRSVTLTGPPESIQTAKRLLTDIVEKGRPAPAFNHNDGPGMTVQEIMVPASKAGLVIGKGGETIKSLQERAGVKMVMIQDGPQNTGADKPLRISGEPFKVQQAKEMVMELIRDQGFREQRGEYGSRVGGGGDSLDVPVPRFAVGIVIGRNGEMIKKIQNDTGVRIQFKPDDGSTPDRIAQIMGPPDQAQHAAEIISDLLRSVQAGGPPGHGGGRGRGRGQGNWNMGPPGGLQEFTFTVPTMKTGLIIGKGGETIKGISQQSGARIELQRNPPPNADPNIKMFTVRGSPQQIDYARQLVEEKIGGPVTPMGGPHGPPGPHGGPGPHGPPGPPGPPGAPMGPYNPGPYNQGPPGPHGPPAPYQPQGWGNGYPHWQQGQPDPNKAAADANAAAWAAYYAQYSQQPQAPMTPTSGAPGTTQSNGQGDPQAAGQSGQADYSKAWEEYYKKMGQQSQQPQDYTKAWEEYYKKQGQAAPQATAAAAAASQPGGQPDYSAAWAEYYRQQAAYYGTANPQTMGAAPQAPQVHP
- the fubp1 gene encoding far upstream element-binding protein 1 isoform X1, whose amino-acid sequence is MADYSSVAPPSSNAGGGMNDAFKDALQRARQIAAKIGGDGVAAPPTNEFGYGGQKRPLEDAGGYFPMPNLNIDQPETKKVATNDAFSAMGGMGGPPRSISEEFKVPDGMVGFIIGRGGEQISRLQQESGCKIQIAPDSGGMPDRSVTLTGPPESIQTAKRLLTDIVEKGRPAPAFNHNDGPGMTVQEIMVPASKAGLVIGKGGETIKSLQERAGVKMVMIQDGPQNTGADKPLRISGEPFKVQQAKEMVMELIRDQGFREQRGEYGSRVGGGGDSLDVPVPRFAVGIVIGRNGEMIKKIQNDTGVRIQFKPDDGSTPDRIAQIMGPPDQAQHAAEIISDLLRSVQAGGPPGHGGGRGRGRGQGNWNMGPPGGLQEFTFTVPTMKTGLIIGKGGETIKGISQQSGARIELQRNPPPNADPNIKMFTVRGSPQQIDYARQLVEEKIGGPVTPMGGPHGPPGPHGGPGPHGPPGPPGPPGAPMGPYNPGPYNQGPPGPHGPPAPYQPQGWGNGYPHWQQGQPDPNKAAADANAAAWAAYYAQYSQQPQAPMTPTSGAPGTTQSNGQGDPQAAGQSGQADYSKAWEEYYKKMGQQSQQPQDYTKAWEEYYKKQGTEGELSETSNFTVESRPFGEKGQAAPQATAAAAAASQPGGQPDYSAAWAEYYRQQAAYYGTANPQTMGAAPQAPQVHP